A region of the Pseudomonas anguilliseptica genome:
ATGTTTGCCGGACTGGCTTGTTGCCTCGATAAGCGCTGGGCCGTTCTGTTATTGGCGCTGCCGTTGCCCTGGCTGACGGCATCCGCGCCGGCACCGGCGGGCGATCCGCAGGCCCAGGTGTTTGCCGTAGCCAGTGCCAACGTACATTTAGATAGCCGAAACACTCAGGCATTGGCCACCTGGTTGGCACAGGAAAAACCGGATCTGGTGGTGCTGCTGGAGGTTTCCCCAGCCTACGCGCAAGGCTTGCGCACGCTGCGCGATTATCCCTTTCAACACATAGTTGCCCGGGACAGCCCCTTTGGCATCGCCGTGCTGTCGCGCCATCCGCTGCAGCAGGTGGAGGTGATCGAGGATGTGCAGGGGATTGCCCATATCGAGGCGCAGTTGCAGTGGCGCGGCCAGCCGATCGGGATTATTGCCCTGCATCCGATGCCGCCGCTTTCGCCGCAGTATCACAGCGTGCGTAACGCCAAGCTGGCGGCCCTGGCCAAGCGAGCAGCCGCAAACGCCATACCGACGGTTTTAGCTGGCGACCTGAATGCCACGCCCTGGTCGTCGGCCTTTAGCGGGCTGACGCAGTTGGGTTTGCGCCGTGCCAGCGGCTTGGCCGCGACCTGGCCGGCCGTCTTGCAGGGCGTGCTCGGGCTGCCTATCGACCAGGTGCTGGTCACACAGCATTGGGCGGTGGTGGCGCGCCAGGTAGGCCCACAGTTGGGCTCGGACCATTTGCCGGTACTGGTTCGCCTGGTGCCGGCGCTAGAGAAATAAAGACGACAGGTTTACCTTGCCTAACCGCCTGCACCCGCACAACACGCCATTCCAATCATTGAGGGACCAGCATGATCACCTGTCATATCCGCTATGTACTCGACCCGCGCAAACTCAAGGAATTCGAGCATTACGGCAAGCTGTGGATTGCCCTGGTAGCGAAGTTTGGCGGCACGCATCACGGCTACTTTCTGCCATCCGAAGGCGCCAACAATATCGGCCTGGCGATGTTCAGCTTCCCCAGTCTGGCGGAATACGAGCAGTATCGACTGAAATCCTTTGCCGACGCCGAGTGCCTGGCGGCCTTTAAATATGCCGAAGAGACCCAGTGCGTGCTCAGCTACGAGCGCACCTTTTTCCGTCCGGTATTTGATGCCTGACTGAACCTTAATTACCGAGTTAAGCGCCATGTCCCAGCTCGCCCACTTCCAGTTGATGGCCCGCTATAACGCGTGGATGAATGACAAGCTCTACGCGGCCGCCGGCCAGCTGTCGGCCCAGGCGCTGAGTGAGGATCGCGGAGCGTTTTTCCCGTCCATCCTCGCCACGCTCAACCATATTGCGGTGGGCGATATCATCTGGCTCAAGCGCTTTGCCGAGCACCCGGCCTGCGCTGAGCTACGCGAGGCAATCAGCGATCTGCAACGCCCAGCGGCGCTGGATCAGCTGTTGTTCGACACTTTCGCGCCGCTGCAGGCGTTGCGCAGCAGGCTGGATGGGCATATCAGCGACTGGGTCGCAGCGCTGACCGAGGTGGACCTGGAGCATGTGCTGGCCTACGGCAATATGAAGGGCGTGCCGGCGCAGCGCCCCTTTGCCAGCCTGATGCTGCATTTCTTTAATCACCATACTCATCATCGCGGCCAGGCCAGTACTCTGCTGTTCCAGGCGGGTCAGGATATCGGCGTGACCGATTTACTGACGCTAATCGCCGATGTAGACCCGCGCTAACGCGTACAACCAGCGGACAGGACGTCACCCATGGCTTTTAACCACACCGAACGCCTCAGCCTGCTCGCCATCAAAGGTGTCGGCCCCACGGTGATCAAACGCTTCGAGGAACTGGGCATCGACTCCCTGGCGCAATTGGCCACATACCGGGCCGAGGATATCGCCGAGATGGTTGCCGCCATGCTCGGCAGCACCTGCTGGAAGAACAGCCCACAGGCCAAGGCCGCGCTGAATGCGGCCATCGCCAGAGCCAAAGACAGCCAATGAAGCCCCTCGCCCTGCTGCAGGTTTATCTGCCGTTGATGGCCTTTCGCCAGGCAGCGCAGGCGCAGCTGGGTGGGTGTTTGCCGACAAGTACGGCGGCTGCGGTATGGGCCAGAACCCAGGAAATACAGCGTGAGTTGCAACGGACGCGGGTGCGCCATTCGCCTGGGGTGAATCTGCTGCTGCGTTATATACAGTGGGATTACGCGCTGTACCGCGCCTTGCAGGAGCACGGAATAGGCCAACAGCAGGCCGGCGAGTGGATCGAGCAGATCAACTGGCAGATCTTCGCCCCTGCCAGCGCTCTGGCCTTCAAGCTGTCGCGCCTGCGCAGCAACCGTTTGCAGGCGCGCATCAAGTGGCTGCTCGATGCGTTATTCAGCCTGGTGTTTACCCGCCCTTTCCAACGCAGCAATCTCCCCGAGGTCGCTGGCGTGGCCTTTGATGTGCAGGTGTGTCCACTGGCCAGTTACCTGCGCGAGCAGGGGGCGCCGGAGCTGACCCACTTTGCCGCGTGCAGCCTGGATTACCGTATGGCCAGCGATTGGGGCGTAACCTTGCAGCGCAGACAAACCCTCGCAGGCGGCGCGGCCTACTGCGATTTCCGCTTTAGCGTGCCCCCCACCCAGTTGATTGCCCGTGAAGGCACGAGCAACAGCGCTGCCAGCAGCGCGGAAAACTAGCCGCGATCGGGTTTGCGCCAGGCCTTATCCCTGACCGACAGGTCATCCCTGGAACGTCATGTTTGATTGATCGTTCAACAATAACCGGCCTAGACTGCGCGCATTCCGGGGACGCCCCCATCGATGGAGAAGCAGATGCCCAAGGTCGGAATGCAACCGATCCGCCGCTCGCAATTGATCGCGGCCACCCTCGAAGCGGTTGATCAGGTCGGCATGGGCGATGCCAGCATCGCCTATATCGCGCGGATCGCCGGGGTCTCCAACGGCATCATCAGCCACTATTTCCGCGATAAGAACGGCCTGCTCGACGCCACCATGCGCCACCTGATGCAGGCGCTCAGCGATGCCGTGCGCGAACGCCGCGCCAGCCTGCCGCCGGACCAGCCGCGCGAGCACCTGCGGGCAATGATTGAAGGCAACTTCGACGACAGCCAGGTCAACGGCCCGGCGATGAAAACCTGGCTGGCATTCTGGGCCACCAGCATGCACCAGCCGGCGCTACGGCGTTTGCAGCGGGTCAACGATCTCCGTCTGTACTCCAACCTGTGCGGGCAGTTCAGCCGCGTGTTGCCGCAGGAGCAGGCGCGCAGCGCCGCCCGTGGTCTGGCGGCCTTGATCGATGGCTTGTGGCTACGCGGGGCGCTGTCCGGCGAAGGTTTCGACACCCGCCAGGCGATTGCAATCGCCTACGAATACCTCGACCTGCAATTGGCCAAGACCACGTAGGGTGGGTAGGCGCCGCCCACTACCGGCCAACCACAGAGGGCTTAATTGGCCGCAACCCACCATGGGACTCAACCCGCCTCCTGCCTGGTGGGTTACGCATTACTTTAGGAATGCTCAGCTCTCGTAGGAGCTTGCCCGCGATCTCTTGTGGACTCAAAAGCATCGCGGCCAAGGCCGCTCCTACAGGTCTCGCAGCACCCGCCAGCACGGCTGGCTGGCACTTGATTTGTGCCTAGCCTGAAACAACCCGAATACCAACGCCTACATGCCCTGCGTGTCGTGTTTGGCTGCGCCCTGTCGTTTTTATTGATTGATCGTTCAATTAAGATAATTTAGCCTTGGGTCTATATTGCCTAGACCAGCAACCTGCGCCAGGCAGCTCGCATCGCCCACCGCACACAAGGAAAGCGCCATGCCCCGCTTCGACGAACAGCAGCTCTTTATCGGCGGCCGCTATGTGGCAGCCAGCAGCGGCGAAACCTTCAACAGCATCAACCCGGCCACCGGCGAAGTACTCGCCCGCGTGCAGCGCGCCAGCCAGGCAGACGTGGAACTGGCCGTGGCCAGCGCCACTGAAGGCCAGAAGGTGTGGGCGGCGATGACCGCCATGCAGCGCTCGCGCATCCTGCGCAAGGCTGTGGACATCCTGCATGAGCGCAACGATGAACTGGCCGAGCTGGAAACCCTCGACACCGGCAAGCCGCTCTCGGAAACCCGCTACGTCGATATCGTCACCGGCGCCGACGTGCTGGAGTACTACGCTGGCTTGATTCCGGCCATCGAAGGCGAGCAGATCCCGCTGCGCGACACCAGTTTCGTCTACACCCGCCGCGAGCCCCTGGGCGTGGTCGCCGGCATCGGCGCGTGGAACTACCCGATCCAGATTGCTCTGTGGAAATCCGCCCCGGCCCTGGCCGCCGGCAACGCGATGATCTTCAAACCGAGCGAAGTGACTTCACTCAGCGCATTGAAACTGGCAGAGATTTACAGCGCAGCCGGCCTGCCGGATGGCGTGTTCAACGTGCTCACGGGCAGCGGCCGGGAAGTCGGCCAGTGGCTGACCGAACATCCGGGCATCGAGAAGATTTCCTTTACCGGCGGCACCGTGACCGGCAAGAAGGTCATGGCCAGCGCCTCCAGCTCGTCGCTCAAGGAAGTGACCATGGAGCTGGGCGGCAAGTCGCCGCTGATCATCTTCGAAGACGCCGACCTCGACCGCGCCGCCGATATCGCGGTAATGGCCAACTTCTACAGCTCCGGCCAGGTCTGCACCAACGGCACGCGGGTGTTTGTGCCGCGCATGCTGCAGGCGCGCTTCGAGGCCAAAGTGGTTGAGCGGGTCAAACGCATCCGCCTCGGCGACCCGCTTGCCGAGGCCTCCAACTTCGGCCCGCTGGTCAGCGCGGCACATATGGAAAGCGTGCTCGGTTATATCGACAAAGGCCGCAGCGAAGGCGCACGCCTGCTGATCGGCGGCAACCGCGTGACCGAGGGCGACTACGCCAAGGGCGCCTATGTCGCGCCGACGGTGTTCACCGACTGCAACGACGGCATGACCATCGTCCGTGAAGAAATCTTCGGCCCGGTGATGAGCATTCTGGTGTACGACAGCGAAGAGGAAGTGATCCGCCGCGCCAACGCCACCGAATATGGCCTGGCCGCCGGCGTGGTGACCCGCGACCTGAACCGCGCGCACCGGGTGATCCATAAGCTGGAAGCCGGCATCTGCTGGATCAACACCTGGGGCGAGTCGCCGGCGGAAATGCCAGTCGGCGGCTACAAGCAATCCGGCGTCGGCCGCGAAAACGGTTTGACCACCCTGGCGCACTACACGCGAATCAAATCGGTACAGCTGGAAATGGGCGACTACGCCTCGGTTTTCTAACCACTGTGTTGTGGGAGGGGCTTTAGCCGCGACACCTTTCGCGGCTAAAGCGGAACGCCGCCTGACCCTTGCCACGGATTGAATCGTCGCCCCGTAGCCCGGATGCAATCCGGGAACAGTCACCGCGTTTTCCCCGGAGTGCATCCGGGCTACAGGAGCTTTTATGCCCCAAGAATTCGACTACATCATCATCGGCGCCGGCTCGGCCGGTAACGTGCTGGCCACCCGCCTGACCGAAGACGCCGACGTCAGCGTGCTGTTGCTAGAAGCCGGCGGCCCGGATTACCGCCTGGACTTCCGCACCCAGATGCCCGCCGCCCTGGCCTTCCCGCTGCAAGGCCGGCGCTACAACTGGGCCTACCTGACCGACCCCGAACCGCATATGAACAACCGCCGTATGGAATGCGGACGTGGCAAGGGCCTCGGCGGTTCATCCTTGATCAACGGCATGTGCTATATCCGCGGCAACGCCATGGATTACGACGGCTGGGCTGCGGAAAAGGGCCTGGAAGACTGGAGCTACCTGGATTGCCTGCCGTATTTCCGCAAGGCGGAAACTCGCGATATCGGCGCCAATGCCTACCACGGCGGTGATGGACCGGTGTCGGTAACCACCCCGAAAAACGGCAATAACCCGCTGTTCCACGCCATGATCGAAGCCGGCGTGCAGGCCGGTTACCCGCGTACCGACGACCTAAACGGCTACCAGCAAGAAGGCTTCGGCCCGATGGACCGTACTGTTACGCCCAAGGGCCGTCGCGCCAGCACCGCACGCGGTTACCTTGATCAGGCCCGCGAACGACCGAACCTGACCATCGTCACCCACGCCCTCACCGACCGCATTCTGTTCAGCGGCAAACGCGCCAGCGGCGTGGCCTATCTGCAGGGCGACAACGACACACCGATCACCGTCAATGCGCGCCGCGAAGTGCTGCTGTGCAGCGGCGCGATTGCCTCGCCACAGGTGCTGCAACGCTCCGGCGTCGGCCCGGCGGCGCTGCTGCGCGAGCTGGACATCCCGCTGGTGCATGACCTGCCCGGCGTCGGCCAGAACCTGCAGGACCATCTGGAGGTGTACCTGCAATACGCCTGCAAGCAGCCGGTGTCGCTGTACCCGGCGCTGCAATGGTGGAACCAGCCGATGATCGGCGCCAATTGGCTATTCCTCGGCAAGGGCATCGGCGCCAGCAACCAGTTCGAGGCCGGCGGTTTTATCCGCTCCAGCGCGGACTTTACCTGGCCGAATATCCAATACCACTTCCTGCCGGTGGCGATTAACTACAACGGCAGCAATGCGGTGAAGGAGCACGGTTTCCAGGCGCACATGGGTTCCATGCGCTCGCCGAGCCGTGGGCGCATTCAGATCAAATCCAAGGACCCGCGCCAGCACCCGAGCATCCTGTTCAACTACATGGCGCACGAGCAGGATTGGCGCGAGTTCCGCGACGGCATCCGCATCACCCGCGAAATCATGGCGCAGGCGGCGCTGGACCCGTAT
Encoded here:
- a CDS encoding endonuclease/exonuclease/phosphatase family protein; translation: MATTSQPDKPKPDRSTFWARRVNTLALLCLLGLLLPLLSHLLADSSGTLAWLVDLASHWQWLFLLGLAMFAGLACCLDKRWAVLLLALPLPWLTASAPAPAGDPQAQVFAVASANVHLDSRNTQALATWLAQEKPDLVVLLEVSPAYAQGLRTLRDYPFQHIVARDSPFGIAVLSRHPLQQVEVIEDVQGIAHIEAQLQWRGQPIGIIALHPMPPLSPQYHSVRNAKLAALAKRAAANAIPTVLAGDLNATPWSSAFSGLTQLGLRRASGLAATWPAVLQGVLGLPIDQVLVTQHWAVVARQVGPQLGSDHLPVLVRLVPALEK
- a CDS encoding NIPSNAP family protein; this translates as MITCHIRYVLDPRKLKEFEHYGKLWIALVAKFGGTHHGYFLPSEGANNIGLAMFSFPSLAEYEQYRLKSFADAECLAAFKYAEETQCVLSYERTFFRPVFDA
- a CDS encoding DinB family protein, which gives rise to MSQLAHFQLMARYNAWMNDKLYAAAGQLSAQALSEDRGAFFPSILATLNHIAVGDIIWLKRFAEHPACAELREAISDLQRPAALDQLLFDTFAPLQALRSRLDGHISDWVAALTEVDLEHVLAYGNMKGVPAQRPFASLMLHFFNHHTHHRGQASTLLFQAGQDIGVTDLLTLIADVDPR
- a CDS encoding L-2-amino-thiazoline-4-carboxylic acid hydrolase; the encoded protein is MKPLALLQVYLPLMAFRQAAQAQLGGCLPTSTAAAVWARTQEIQRELQRTRVRHSPGVNLLLRYIQWDYALYRALQEHGIGQQQAGEWIEQINWQIFAPASALAFKLSRLRSNRLQARIKWLLDALFSLVFTRPFQRSNLPEVAGVAFDVQVCPLASYLREQGAPELTHFAACSLDYRMASDWGVTLQRRQTLAGGAAYCDFRFSVPPTQLIAREGTSNSAASSAEN
- the betI gene encoding transcriptional regulator BetI, with the protein product MPKVGMQPIRRSQLIAATLEAVDQVGMGDASIAYIARIAGVSNGIISHYFRDKNGLLDATMRHLMQALSDAVRERRASLPPDQPREHLRAMIEGNFDDSQVNGPAMKTWLAFWATSMHQPALRRLQRVNDLRLYSNLCGQFSRVLPQEQARSAARGLAALIDGLWLRGALSGEGFDTRQAIAIAYEYLDLQLAKTT
- the betB gene encoding betaine-aldehyde dehydrogenase, yielding MPRFDEQQLFIGGRYVAASSGETFNSINPATGEVLARVQRASQADVELAVASATEGQKVWAAMTAMQRSRILRKAVDILHERNDELAELETLDTGKPLSETRYVDIVTGADVLEYYAGLIPAIEGEQIPLRDTSFVYTRREPLGVVAGIGAWNYPIQIALWKSAPALAAGNAMIFKPSEVTSLSALKLAEIYSAAGLPDGVFNVLTGSGREVGQWLTEHPGIEKISFTGGTVTGKKVMASASSSSLKEVTMELGGKSPLIIFEDADLDRAADIAVMANFYSSGQVCTNGTRVFVPRMLQARFEAKVVERVKRIRLGDPLAEASNFGPLVSAAHMESVLGYIDKGRSEGARLLIGGNRVTEGDYAKGAYVAPTVFTDCNDGMTIVREEIFGPVMSILVYDSEEEVIRRANATEYGLAAGVVTRDLNRAHRVIHKLEAGICWINTWGESPAEMPVGGYKQSGVGRENGLTTLAHYTRIKSVQLEMGDYASVF
- the betA gene encoding choline dehydrogenase: MPQEFDYIIIGAGSAGNVLATRLTEDADVSVLLLEAGGPDYRLDFRTQMPAALAFPLQGRRYNWAYLTDPEPHMNNRRMECGRGKGLGGSSLINGMCYIRGNAMDYDGWAAEKGLEDWSYLDCLPYFRKAETRDIGANAYHGGDGPVSVTTPKNGNNPLFHAMIEAGVQAGYPRTDDLNGYQQEGFGPMDRTVTPKGRRASTARGYLDQARERPNLTIVTHALTDRILFSGKRASGVAYLQGDNDTPITVNARREVLLCSGAIASPQVLQRSGVGPAALLRELDIPLVHDLPGVGQNLQDHLEVYLQYACKQPVSLYPALQWWNQPMIGANWLFLGKGIGASNQFEAGGFIRSSADFTWPNIQYHFLPVAINYNGSNAVKEHGFQAHMGSMRSPSRGRIQIKSKDPRQHPSILFNYMAHEQDWREFRDGIRITREIMAQAALDPYRGREISPGAELQSDAELDAFIREHAETAYHPSCSCKMGEDAMAVVDGRGRVHGIEGLRVVDASIMPLIVTGNLNAPTIMMAEKIADKIRGRAPLPRSTAPYFVAGNAAVRGTAQRSA